ACGCCGCAACCCGGATCACCTTCACCGATCTGTCCCGCGCCGACTGGCTGTGGCGCGTTCTCGGTGAGTCCGGGCACGTGGCCTTCGCGGCCGCGGTGCACGGCCGCGCGGTCGACGAACCACACGGCGTCGAGCTAACCGGGATCGACATCGTGCCGGGATCGGTCGCCCCGGTTCGGCGGCTAGCCGTGGGCCATTGGCAGCGACGGTGGTGGCCGGCCAGTCGGAGGGACGGTATCGCCGGCCTGGATCGTGCCCTGCTTGACGTCGCGGTCGCATTGCTGACGATCGGCATGCAGGACTTGTTTACCGACGACACGCTGGATTCGGATGCGGTGGAGCTGCTTTCGCCGCACGCCGCCGCGCTGGTCACCCACGCCCAGGCCGACGATCCGCGGATACGCGACCTGGCGCGAGCGGGTGCCGAGCTTGCCGACGAGATTGGCGTGGACGGCGTCGGGTGGCCGGAATTGTCTGCTTCTCTTGAGGATTCGCTTGCCACGGGTGCCCCGAACACCGGGCGACGAGCGGACTACGCGCTGGCGGCCTCGATCAACTGGGCTGCGGTTCCGCCCGGGCTCTTCGATGCGGCCGCGGACACCGTCGACTGGGCCGTCGAGGCGGCCGAACCGGTCGTGGTCGGGGTGGTGCACGCGGCGGTCATCGGGCCGGATCCGGCGACCGGTGTTGCGGTGCGCGTGCAGTCCGGAGGCGTCAGTGGCGCGGCCGCGCAGTGCTCCCCCCGGTCGACGCACGCCAGCGGCCGATCACGGAATCGGCGGCCTGGAACCATGATTGGCCGGATACATCGGTGCTCGTCGGCGCCGACACATCTGCGGGCACGGAATCCCGCCAAACGCGGGGGCGGATCCGCCGCTGGGCGCGGGCGCGGTTGGACCGGCCAGCCGAGGGCGCCTTCCCGGCCGAAACCCGGGCTAGCGAATCCGGCTACCGACGCCCAGAGCATTCCCTATGCTGAGCGAGTGCCAAACATCCTTCGGATCGTGCAATGGACCACCGGAAATGTCGGCAAGAGCTCGCTGCGGGCGATCGCCGCCAACCCCGCGCTCGAACTGGTGGGGTGTTACGCCTGGTCGCCGGGGAAGGTCGGTCGGGACGTCGGCGAGCTGTGTGGCATTGCGCCGCTAGGGGTGGCCGCCAGCAACGACGTCGACGCGCTGCTGGCCCGGAAGCCGGACTGCGTGGTTTACAACCCGATGTGGATTGACGTCGACGAGCTGGTCCGCATCCTGTCGGCGGGCGTCAACGTGGTGACGACGGCGTCCTTCATCACCGGGCACAATCTGGGCCTCGGCCGCGAAAGGATCCTGCAGGCCTGCCACAGGGGCGGCGCGACGATCTTCGGATCCGGCGTCAGCCCCGGCTTCGCCGAGCTGCTGACCATCGTGTCGGCGATGGTTTGCAACCGAGTCGACAAGGTCACCGTCCACGAGGCCGCCGACACCACGTTCTACGACTCCCCGGCGACGGAGCAACCGGTGGGCTTCGGCCAGCCGATCGATCACCCGGAGCTGGCGGCGATGACCGCACGCGGAACGGCCATCTTCGGTGAAGCCGTCCGGTTGATCGCCGACGCACTGGGCGTCGAACTCGACGACGTCCACTGCCGGGCCGAGTATGCCCAGACCACAGCCGATCTCGACCTCGGGTCCTGGACCATACCCGCGGGATGCGTCGCGGGTGTCCACGCGAGCTGGCAGGGGGTGCTCGGCGGCAAGCCCGTCGTCGAGCTCAATGTCCGGTGGCGCAAAGGGCAGACGCTCGAACCCGATTGGAAGATCGACCAAGACGGCTGGGTCATCCAGATCGATGGGCAGCCAACGGTGAAGACCACCGTCGGCTTTCTGCCGCCGCCGTACTTCCAGGCCGAGACGATCGCCGACTTCATGGTGCTCGGCCACATTATGACGGCGATGCCCGCGGTCCACGCGATACCGGCCGTCGTCGCCGCCCCACCCGGCATCGTCACCTACAACGAGCTTCCGCTGACCCTTCCCCGCGGCGTGGTGCCGGCGAGTTAAGCCTCACCCGCGGCCGCTTTGTCCGGGACCGCAGCGGTTTTGGAGTAGGTCGCGCCCAGCTGGGGGACCTCGAGGAAGCCCGTGTGTCGAGCGGCTTCGATGGCAGTGCGCAGCGGGCGGGCCAAGCGCGCGAATGACCCCATGTCGAACAGCATTGGCGTCAACAGCCGGTTGTGCACGAAGCCGAAGGAGCTGGCGGTGTCGGGATCGGCCCAGCCGAGGGTGCCGCCCAGACCGACATGCCCGAACCCGTTGAGTACGCCCGGAACCGGCGACTCGTGGTAGCCGAGGTGGAAGGGCATGGGCAGCACCAGGTTCGCGTCCGGCCACGCGATTCGCGGCCGCCCGGTCAGACCACGCACCAACTCTTTGGATAGGTACTTCTTTCCGTCGATCCGGCCATCGTTGGCCAGCGCGCCATACATCTTTGCTAAGGCGCGGCCGGTCACCACACCGTTGGCCCCGGGGACCTCACCGTCCAGGAACGGGGTGTCCCCTTGCACAAGGGATTTGACGCCGGGAAAGTACATCGCGCCGAAGCCGCCGGAGAACGGCAGCCCGGCCACCTTCGGCGCGATGAAGTTGAAAATCGGGGTGGGCAGCTTGGACTGGGGTAGCAGGATCTGCGCGACCTTGGTCGGCGAGCCGGCGGGCGGGCGGCCGAGATGCAACCCGTCGGTCTTGAGCGGACGCGCAACCTCCTGACGGATCAATTCGCGCATGCCCTGACCAGTCACCGCGCGGGCCAGTCCGGACAGCAGCCATCCGTAGGTCAGCGCGTGATATGCCTGCACGCCGCGCAGGTGATCGGGAGCCGACGCCGCCAACCGCCGCTCCATTAGGAGGTGATCCATCAATTCCGTTTTGGTGACGCCCTTCAGGTGCGAAAGCCCGGATCGATGCCGCATGACATCGTGCACGGTGATGTCACCCTTGCCGTTGGCGGCGAATTCCGGCCAGTATTCGGCGACGGGCGTCTCATAGGACAGCAAGCCCCGATCGGCCAGCCGGTGAATTACCGTCGACGCGACACCCTTGGTTGCCGAGAACACCATCGCTCCGGTGTCTGCGGTCCAGAATTCGGTGCCGGCCCGGTCCGACCACCCGGTCCAGACGTCCACGACCGGCCGGCCCGCGATGTAGACGCTTAGGGCTCCGCCGCCAAAACGGCGCCCGGGAAACAGTTGCACAAACAGCTTGACCACGTTGGCGAAGTGCGGGTCGGCGGCACCGGAAACACCGCGAGGCAAACCATCGCCGGTGACGAGAACGGTGGTGGGTGTCACGGCGCCTCTTCCCGATGCGGTGCACTCACGGCAGTGACGTTATCAGCCAGCTCAGGCCCGCAAATCCCGGCAATCGAACGCCCGCCTTCAAGCCTCCCGACGAACCACCAGGGTTGAGAAATGGATCTTCTGGCTATCCCAAATTCCAACTAGCATCGAGGCCAGGTAAGGGTTCAGCTATGGCGCGACACGGTTGGGTACGCATGGACGTCATCAAATTGGCTCGCCGGCTTGCGGTCGCGGTGGGCGCGACAGCGGCGCTGACCACGTCTGCCCTCCTGAGTTTGCCCGTCCCGACGGTGTCCGCCGAACCGTGTCCAGACGTCGAGGTGGTGTTCGCCCGCGGCACCGCGGAGCCACCCGGTATTGGCGCTGTCGGAGGACTATTCGTCGATGCGCTGCGTGCACAGATTGGTGCCCGGTCGCTCGGGGTGTACGCCGTCAATTACCCCGCTAGCAATGACTTCGCCAGCAGCGACTTCCCCAAGACGGTCATCGACGGGATTCGCGACGCGAGTTCTCATATCCAGACCATCGCGACAAGCTGCCCCAACACCAGGCAAGTGCTGGGCGGATACTCCCAAGGCGCGGCCGTCGCCGGGTACGTCACCGCGGCCGCCGTACCGCCGGGTGTCCCCGCGGACGCGGTGCCGGCGCCGATGGCCCCGGAGATTGCGAACCACGTCGCCGCGGTCACCCTTTTTGGCGCACCGTCGGCTCAATTCCTGGGTCAGTACGGCGCGCCGCCAATCGCCATCGGCCCGCTGTATCAGCCGAAAACGCTCCAGTTGTGCGCGCAGGGCGATTCGATTTGCGGTGACGGCAACAGCCCGGTCGCGCACGGTCTTTACGCGGTGAATGGCATGGTGGGCCAGGGCGCGGATTTCGCCGCAAATCACCTGTAGCGACAACTGTGCTGCCACCCCAGCGACGGGCTGGGCGGTGATCCAATGCAGAATGCCACCATGCGCGTTCTGGTCACCGGCGGTACGGGATTCGTGGGCGGCTGGACAGCCAAGGCGATTGCTGACGCGGGCCACTCCATCCGCTTCCTGGTGCGAGATCCGGCACGGCTGAAAACTTCTGTCGCGAAACTGGGCGTCGACGTGTCGGACTATGCGGTTGCTGACATCTCGGACCGCGACTCGGTGCGGGAGGCGTTGACCGGATGCCACGCCGTCGTGCACAGTGCCGCGCTGGTGGCTACCGACCCCCGTGCGACGTCGCGGATGCTGAGCACGAATATGGCGGGCGCCCAGAATGTTCTCGGTCAAGCCGTCGAGCTCGGAATGGATCCGATCGTGCACGTGTCGAGCTTCACCGCGCTGTTTCGGCGCGACTTGGCGACGCTGAGCGCCGATCTGCCGGTTGCCGGCGGGACAGATGGATACGGACAATCCAAAGCCCAGGTCGAAATCTATGCGCGCGGTCTTCAGGACGCCGGCGCACCGGTGAACATCACCTATCCCGGCATGGTTCTCGGCCCGCCGGTTGGTGATCAGTTCGGTGAAGCCGGGGAGGGCGTCCGGGCCGCGTTGTGGATGCATGTCATTCCGGGGCGCGGCGCGGCGTGGTTGATTGTCGACGTCCGAGATGTGGCGGCACTGCACGCGGCATTGTTGGAGCCCGGGCGTGGGCCGCGCCGCTACACCGCGGGAGGTCATCGGGTTCCGGTGCCCGAACTCGCGAAAATGCTCGGCGAGGTCGCCGGCACCACGATGCTAGCCGTCCCGGTGCCCGATACCGCGCTGCGTGTCGCGGGGTCGGTACTGGATCAAGCCGGGCCGTATCTGCCTTTCAATACGCCGTTCACCGCTGCGGGGATGCAGTACTACACACAGATGCCGGAGTCCGACGATTCGCCGAGCGAACAGGAACTCGGCATCTGCTACCGGGATCCGCGCGACACCGTCGCCGACACGGTCGCGGGCCTGCGCGGCGTGGACAGCTAGGTACGCTCGGGGGGTTCTGCCGTCTGTTCATCGGGGGGCGAATTCTTCAGCCACTTCTTTAGCCGAAGAAGTTCGTTGACGACGATGCCGATCCCCAGCAGGACGACCAACGTCACCACGATCGCGGTGGCCACGCAATCCATGGTGACAGGCTCGGTGTCTTATGGTGTGGATAGCTGCCACAACCCGGTCGAAGGGATGCGCGGTGCCGATAGCGGATCGTGACCCAGAGCTACGAAGGAGGCTTCGCCGCGCGGTTCTTGATGCCCCGGCCACCGCGGATGCGGCCCTGCGCCGGTCCGCATACGACGGAGCGGACGTGCCGGAGCCGCTAACTGAATACGTGGACAAGCTGCGCCGGCACGCCTACCACGTGCAGGACCACGACATCGAGCGCGCCCGCAACGCCGGCTACTCGGAGGACCAGATATTCGAGGTGACCGTTGCCGCGGCGCTTGGCGCCGGTGATGCCCGCCTGCGGGTGGGGTTGTCGGCCCTCAACGAGGCCTTGCGGTGAGGCTGGGCGGCATCGCTCGCGGGCGGCCGGCCGGCCGCGTGGTGTTCGCGCTGATGCGACAGCTGACCGGTCGCGACGTACCCGACATCATCAAGGTGCGCTACTACCGGCCGCGGTTCTTCGGCAAGCCGTTCTTTCAACTCGCTCAGGCGCTACTGCGCGGACCATCGCCGTGGACCATCGGCGAGCGGGAACTCTTCGCGGCGTTCGTATCGGCGAAAAACAGCTGTCAATTCTGCGCCACCACTCACGAAGCCGTCGCTTCGGCGGTCCTTGATCCCTCGATAACTGCCGCGGTGGTTGCCGATTGGCGCACCGCCGAGATCGACGACCGGGTAACAGCCACCTTGGCCCTGTTGGAGAAACTGACCCTCAGGCCCGACGAAGTGGGACCCCTTGATATGCGTGCGGTGCTGGAATCCGGTGTCAGCCCCGAGGCACTCCGCGATGCGATTGAGATCTGCGCGTTGTTCAACACGATCAACCGGGTGGCCGATGGCCTCGACTTCGCCCTACCCACGACCGCCGAGGGCGCGTTCAACGCTCGGGTTCTACTTAGGGTGGGGTATCGCTGAACGCCGAGTCGGCATAGCCAGGCTCATCAGGCATGCCGAACCGCTTCCTGGGCAAGTTGCACCCGGGAGTTGAAGCCGAGTTTGGTGTAGACGTGGGTGAGGTGAGTTTGCACGGTGCGCGGCGAGACGAAAAGCCTTGTGGCGATGTCTTTGTTGGAAAGGCCTTCGCCGACAAGCCGTACCACGTCGAGCTCGGCTCGGGTGAGTGACGCCCAGCCGCTTGTTGCTCGTTTGCGTTCACGGCGTCCGCGCTGTACGTATGCGATCGCGTCCTCGGCGGTTAGCGCAATACCTTCGGCCCATGCGTTGTCGAACTCTTCGTTGCTCATCGAGGTGCGCACCGCGGCAACCGAGTCCTCGTACCCGGCATCGTAGATCTTGAACCGCACCGCCCCGGTACGGCGCCGGATGCCCTGCGCCGCGCCGAACAGGCGGACTGCCTCGCGGTAGCGGCGCTGCCCACCCGCCAGCTGGCCAAGGCATTCGAGGACCTCGGGAACGCAATTGTGCGCTCCAACGCCTGTGGCGCAGGTCAGCGCGTCGTATGCGGCACGCTGGGCTCGTTCCGGCTCACCTTGGGCCATTGCGACCCGAACGCGGGTCGTCAGCGCCAGCGATAGGTGCCACCCCGCCGTCACAGAGACGGCCTCGTCGGTGCAGCGTCGGGCCCCGATCGCGTCTCCGCCGGCCAGCGCGACCTGTGCCCTGAAACTGTGCCAAAACATCGCCGCGCTCGGTTGCACACTGAGGTTCTGCCACGCCGAATCGCTCGCATTGTCGGCCGCCTCGACATCGCCAGCGGCCAGTGCGGCCAGCGCCAGAGTCGAATAGCCAAGCCCCAGAAAGTATTCGCCAAGCTCGGCGGCGCCCTCGATCGCCGCTTCGCCTGCGGCCCGGGCTGCGGTTACGTCCCCTTGATAGGCCAGGGCATCGCCTAGGCCCTTGAGGCCCAGCGGCTCAAAGAGGGCAGCCTCATCCCGTTGAGCCTCGGCCACCAGCTCGCCGAATTGTGTTACGGCACCGGTTATATCGCCCTGCCACAGCCGCGCGTACCCCAGACTCAACCGACACTGCCGCGAGCTGACTCGGTCACCGATCGCGTCGGCAAGGTCGCGTCCTTCCCGACCGATTCCCTGCGCCGCGACCGCGTCGCCCGCCACCACCGCCGCGTTGCTCTGCCAGCTCAGGATCTGACTCAACCGCCAACGATCATCCGACGCTCGAGCAAGTGCAGCCGCCTCGGCGAAACACTGTCGAACCAGCTCCGTTTGATGACTGAACCCGGCCGTCAACCCGCACGCGGTCAGTATTCGGGCAGCAAGGGCGGGATCGTCGACCTCGCGCGCGATCGCCAACGCCTGCTGAGCCTGATCCAGGCTCGCAGCGGCGTCGACAAACATACCGAGTACGGCTGCGTCGGCCAGCGCTCGGGCACGCACCGAGTCGGCCACCTTGAGGGGATGCCCGCTCGCACCGGAAAGGACCGCATCGAACCAGGCTCGTCCCTCACTGATACGACCCCTGGTGAGCCACAGCGGCTGCAGCAAGGACGTCAGCGTCAGCGCGGATTCGGCGTCAGAGGTTTCCCGCAGCCAGGCGAACGCGGCACGCAGATTGTCGAGTTCAACCTCGGCCCCCTCGACAAGGTGTTCGTAATCGGTTTGTCCCGGGTTGTCCAGCATGGCGGCCAGCGCCGTGTAGTGGTCACAATGCCGGGCACGCGTGGCGTCGGCTTCGCCCGCCTCGCGGAGCTTTTCCAGCGCGTACTGGCCTATTCCCTCGAACCGCCGATAACGCGTCCGACCATTCGAGCTGTCCGCCACTATCAGCGACTTGTCGACCAGCAGCGACAGGTCGTCCAGCACCTCGCCGCGCTGCACCTCTCCGAAGCCGGCCACTGCCTGCGCCGCGTCGAGATCAAATCCGCCCACGAAGACTCCTAATCGGCGAAACAAGACCCGCTCGCGTTCGCTCAGCAGGCCGTGGGACCACTCCACCGACGCCCGCAATGTGCGCTGCCGCCGGACCGCGGTGCGTGCGCCACCGGTCAGCAGCCGGATCTTGTCATCGAGACCCGCCATGATCTCAGCCAGTGAAAGGGTCCGCACCCGCGCCGCTGCGAGCTCGATCCCCAGGGGCTGGGCGTCCAACCGCCGGCAGATCTGACTCACGATCGCCGCGTTGTCATCGCTAACGACGAAGTCGGGCCGGGCCAGGCGAGCGCGATCGGCGAACAATCCGACCGCGTCGTCGCTCAGCGACAGTGGCGGAACCCGCCAGATCACCTCGCCAGCGACCTTTATTGGCTCGCGGCTGGTGGCCAACAGCGTCAAGCCGGGGCAGGCGCGCAGCAGGGCACCGATGCGTGCGGCGTTGGCGTCGAGCAGATGTTCACAGTTGTCCAACACGATGAGCAGCTGACGGTCACCGAGGTGATGCAGCAGTGTGTCCATCGTGGCGCGGCCGGGCTGGTCCGGCAGGCCTAACGCGCGTGCGATCGTGGTTGGCACGATGGCGGGATCGGTGATCGGCTCCAAATCGACGTAGCACACGCCGTGCCGGAACTCCGTCGTCAGTTGCGTCGCAACCTGTTCAGCCAGACGGCTCTTGCCTACACCGCCGGAACCGATCAGCGTCACCAGTCGGTTGTCGACCACCAGCGCACGGACCTCAGCAATCTCCTGGCCGCGGCCGACGAAACGCGTAAGATGCACCGGAAGATTAGATACGGCAACGCTTTTCGGCGTATCGAGCGGCGAGAACTGGTTACCAAGATCCGGATGGCACAGCTGCGCGATGCGTTCGGGACGGGCCAGACTGCGCAGCGGCGCGGATCCGCGGTGGGTTAGGTAGGCCTGCGCGGGAAGCTGATCGGTGACCATACCGCTGGTGGTAGCCGACAACAGAGTCTGGCCGCCACCCGCCAGGTCACGCAGCCGTGCGGCAAGCTCGATCGTCGGACCGCCATAGCTGCCGTCGTCGCGCAGCTGCACGTCGCCGGTGTGGATTCCGATGCACAGTCGGATCGGCGCCAGCGGCTCCTGCTGCAACCGAAGAGCGCACGCGACCGCGTCCCCAGCGCGACCGAACGCGATGACGAAGCTGTCGGCCTCGGCCCGCTCGACTGGCCGAACACCGCCGTGAGCCGAGACCACATCGGCGAGGGTGCGATCCAGCCGTGCGATCGCGGCCGTCATCTCCGCAGGCTGCGTCTGCCACAGCCGCTTCGATCCGTCAATGTCGGCCAGAAGCAGCGTTAGCGTGTCCGTCGGCAGCAACTCGCTCACGCTCCAGTCCAATTACGGCCGGTCAGCACACTGAATCGATCTCGCTCATGCTAACCAGCATGGCGGTGACCCGAGCCGCAAATATCGGCGAAGGTACTTACGGATGCCCGGTAGCCCCGCAAATATACGACCCGCTGCGAGACGGTTTTGCGCGTTCCGACTGATGGCCGCGGCAGCGACAGCTAGGACAGTCAGAACGTCCGCCATACCTTGAGTCCACGTTCAAGGGACTCTGACGTGCGGCATCACACGTCCGCCACCTCGATCCTGAGCCCGAACCAGCGGCCCAGCACCTTTCTCCCGTTGACCATCGGTACCGCCCGAAGCGTTACCCGTTCCTTGAGGACCCCCGCTTATGAAAACGTCGATGCCCGCCGAAACGCACGTCGTGATTGCCGGTGCTGGAATCGCGGGGATGGCCGCCGCCATGGTGCTGGCCGAAGCCGGCGTGCGGGTCACATTGTGCGAAGCCGCACCCGAAGCCGGGGGCAAGGCCAAGAGTTTACGCCGCGCGGACGGGCACCCGACCGAGCACAGTTTGCGAATCTACCTGGACTACTACCAGACGCTGCTGACGCTGTTCGCACGCATACCCACCCAGAACGGGATGACCGTGCTGGACAATCTGGTCGGCGTGAGCGCTGTTCGCGCTTACCGACACCGCGCGGTGGGCCGAGTGGCTGCAACCGTTCCCGTCCAACGCCGCCGGCCGACCTTGGCGCGGATCGTCGGCAAAGTCATCGACCCGCTCAGGCAGCTGGGCCGCATCGCGGTGCGCAGCGCAATGGTGATTGTCGGTCTGGCCCAACGGGGAGTGGCTCCCACGGACGTACTGCATTACCTCTACGCCCATCTGCGGCTGCTATGGATGTGCAAAGAGCGACTCGTCGCCGAGCTGGGCGACATCTCGTACGCGGACTACCTACAACTCGGCCGCAAATCCCCGCAGGCGCAGATGCTGTTTGCGGCCTTGCCGCGCATTTTCGTCGCGGCCCGCCCGAGCGCAGAAGCAGCGGCGATCGCTCCCATCATCCTCAAGGGGCTGTTTCACTTTACGAGTTGTCCGCCAACCTTGACCGAGGCAAAGCTGCCGTCAGTCATGATGGCCGATGGGCCGACCAGTGAACGCATGGTCGAACCCTGGCTTCACCACCTCCGAGATCTCGGCGTCGACCTGCACTTCGACACCCGCATCAACGACCTCGAATTCGACGATGGCCGCCTCACCGCGTTGATTTCGGCCGATGGCCGCAGGTTTGCCTGCGACCACGCCATCCTGGCCGTGCCCTACCTGACGCTGCGTGAGCTGGCCACATCGACTCACGTCCGGCACCATCTTCCCCAGCTAGCTGCCGAGCATGCCATTGCCCTTGAGGCATCCAACGGAATCCAGTGC
The nucleotide sequence above comes from Mycobacterium decipiens. Encoded proteins:
- a CDS encoding cutinase family protein — encoded protein: MDVIKLARRLAVAVGATAALTTSALLSLPVPTVSAEPCPDVEVVFARGTAEPPGIGAVGGLFVDALRAQIGARSLGVYAVNYPASNDFASSDFPKTVIDGIRDASSHIQTIATSCPNTRQVLGGYSQGAAVAGYVTAAAVPPGVPADAVPAPMAPEIANHVAAVTLFGAPSAQFLGQYGAPPIAIGPLYQPKTLQLCAQGDSICGDGNSPVAHGLYAVNGMVGQGADFAANHL
- a CDS encoding NAD-dependent epimerase/dehydratase family protein, producing the protein MRVLVTGGTGFVGGWTAKAIADAGHSIRFLVRDPARLKTSVAKLGVDVSDYAVADISDRDSVREALTGCHAVVHSAALVATDPRATSRMLSTNMAGAQNVLGQAVELGMDPIVHVSSFTALFRRDLATLSADLPVAGGTDGYGQSKAQVEIYARGLQDAGAPVNITYPGMVLGPPVGDQFGEAGEGVRAALWMHVIPGRGAAWLIVDVRDVAALHAALLEPGRGPRRYTAGGHRVPVPELAKMLGEVAGTTMLAVPVPDTALRVAGSVLDQAGPYLPFNTPFTAAGMQYYTQMPESDDSPSEQELGICYRDPRDTVADTVAGLRGVDS
- a CDS encoding helix-turn-helix transcriptional regulator, coding for MSELLPTDTLTLLLADIDGSKRLWQTQPAEMTAAIARLDRTLADVVSAHGGVRPVERAEADSFVIAFGRAGDAVACALRLQQEPLAPIRLCIGIHTGDVQLRDDGSYGGPTIELAARLRDLAGGGQTLLSATTSGMVTDQLPAQAYLTHRGSAPLRSLARPERIAQLCHPDLGNQFSPLDTPKSVAVSNLPVHLTRFVGRGQEIAEVRALVVDNRLVTLIGSGGVGKSRLAEQVATQLTTEFRHGVCYVDLEPITDPAIVPTTIARALGLPDQPGRATMDTLLHHLGDRQLLIVLDNCEHLLDANAARIGALLRACPGLTLLATSREPIKVAGEVIWRVPPLSLSDDAVGLFADRARLARPDFVVSDDNAAIVSQICRRLDAQPLGIELAAARVRTLSLAEIMAGLDDKIRLLTGGARTAVRRQRTLRASVEWSHGLLSERERVLFRRLGVFVGGFDLDAAQAVAGFGEVQRGEVLDDLSLLVDKSLIVADSSNGRTRYRRFEGIGQYALEKLREAGEADATRARHCDHYTALAAMLDNPGQTDYEHLVEGAEVELDNLRAAFAWLRETSDAESALTLTSLLQPLWLTRGRISEGRAWFDAVLSGASGHPLKVADSVRARALADAAVLGMFVDAAASLDQAQQALAIAREVDDPALAARILTACGLTAGFSHQTELVRQCFAEAAALARASDDRWRLSQILSWQSNAAVVAGDAVAAQGIGREGRDLADAIGDRVSSRQCRLSLGYARLWQGDITGAVTQFGELVAEAQRDEAALFEPLGLKGLGDALAYQGDVTAARAAGEAAIEGAAELGEYFLGLGYSTLALAALAAGDVEAADNASDSAWQNLSVQPSAAMFWHSFRAQVALAGGDAIGARRCTDEAVSVTAGWHLSLALTTRVRVAMAQGEPERAQRAAYDALTCATGVGAHNCVPEVLECLGQLAGGQRRYREAVRLFGAAQGIRRRTGAVRFKIYDAGYEDSVAAVRTSMSNEEFDNAWAEGIALTAEDAIAYVQRGRRERKRATSGWASLTRAELDVVRLVGEGLSNKDIATRLFVSPRTVQTHLTHVYTKLGFNSRVQLAQEAVRHA
- a CDS encoding dihydrodipicolinate reductase, producing the protein MPNILRIVQWTTGNVGKSSLRAIAANPALELVGCYAWSPGKVGRDVGELCGIAPLGVAASNDVDALLARKPDCVVYNPMWIDVDELVRILSAGVNVVTTASFITGHNLGLGRERILQACHRGGATIFGSGVSPGFAELLTIVSAMVCNRVDKVTVHEAADTTFYDSPATEQPVGFGQPIDHPELAAMTARGTAIFGEAVRLIADALGVELDDVHCRAEYAQTTADLDLGSWTIPAGCVAGVHASWQGVLGGKPVVELNVRWRKGQTLEPDWKIDQDGWVIQIDGQPTVKTTVGFLPPPYFQAETIADFMVLGHIMTAMPAVHAIPAVVAAPPGIVTYNELPLTLPRGVVPAS
- a CDS encoding serine hydrolase domain-containing protein, translated to MTPTTVLVTGDGLPRGVSGAADPHFANVVKLFVQLFPGRRFGGGALSVYIAGRPVVDVWTGWSDRAGTEFWTADTGAMVFSATKGVASTVIHRLADRGLLSYETPVAEYWPEFAANGKGDITVHDVMRHRSGLSHLKGVTKTELMDHLLMERRLAASAPDHLRGVQAYHALTYGWLLSGLARAVTGQGMRELIRQEVARPLKTDGLHLGRPPAGSPTKVAQILLPQSKLPTPIFNFIAPKVAGLPFSGGFGAMYFPGVKSLVQGDTPFLDGEVPGANGVVTGRALAKMYGALANDGRIDGKKYLSKELVRGLTGRPRIAWPDANLVLPMPFHLGYHESPVPGVLNGFGHVGLGGTLGWADPDTASSFGFVHNRLLTPMLFDMGSFARLARPLRTAIEAARHTGFLEVPQLGATYSKTAAVPDKAAAGEA